From Etheostoma spectabile isolate EspeVRDwgs_2016 chromosome 8, UIUC_Espe_1.0, whole genome shotgun sequence, a single genomic window includes:
- the siah1 gene encoding E3 ubiquitin-protein ligase Siah1 isoform X2: MDEEMSRQTATALPTGTSKCPPSQRVPTLSGTTASNSDLASLFECPVCFDYVLPPILQCQSGHLVCSNCRPKLTCCPTCRGPLGSIRNLAMEKVANSVLFPCKYASSGCEVTLPHTDKTEHEELCEFRPYSCPCPGASCKWQGSLDAVMPHLMHQHKSITTLQGEDIVFLATDINLPGAVDWVMMQSCFGFHFMLVLEKQEKYDGHQQFFAIVQLIGTRKQAENFAYRLELNGHRRRLTWEATPRSIHEGIATAIMNSDCLVFDTSIAQLFAENGNLGINVTISMC, encoded by the exons ATGGACGAAG AAATGAGTCGTCAGACTGCCACCGCGCTGCCCACAGGAACCTCCAAGTGCCCCCCCTCCCAGCGAGTGCCCACCCTGTCAGGCACCACTGCCTCCAACAGCGACCTGGCCAGCCTGTTTGAGTGCCCTGTCTGTTTCGACTATGTCCTACCCCCCATCCTGCAGTGCCAGTCTGGACACCTG GTATGCTCCAACTGCCGGCCCAAGCTCACCTGCTGCCCCACCTGCCGAGGGCCCCTGGGCTCCATCAGGAACCTGGCCATGGAGAAGGTGGCCAACTCGGTCCTCTTCCCCTGCAAGTACGCGTCATCGGGCTGCGAAGTCACGCTGCCTCACACCGACAAGACGGAGCACGAAGAGCTGTGCGAGTTCCGGCCGTACTCCTGCCCCTGCCCCGGCGCCTCCTGCAAGTGGCAGGGCTCCCTGGACGCTGTCATGCCTCATCTGATGCACCAGCACAAGTCCATCACCACACTGCAG GGGGAGGACATTGTGTTCCTAGCCACGGACATCAACCTGCCGGGCGCCGTGGACTGGGTGATGATGCAGTCGTGTTTCGGCTTCCACTTCATGCTGGTGCTGGAGAAGCAGGAGAAGTACGACGGCCACCAGCAGTTCTTCGCCATCGTGCAGCTTATCGGCACCCGCAAGCAGGCGGAGAACTTCGCCTACCGGCTGGAGCTCAATGGGCACCGGCGCCGCCTGACCTGGGAGGCCACGCCGCGCTCCATCCACGAGGGCATCGCCACGGCCATCATGAACAGCGACTGCCTGGTGTTCGACACGTCCATCGCACAGCTGTTCGCTGAGAACGGCAACCTGGGCATCAACGTCACCATCTCCATGTGCTAG